One stretch of Dissulfurimicrobium hydrothermale DNA includes these proteins:
- a CDS encoding pyridoxal phosphate-dependent aminotransferase, with protein MLYGHGGDIYGLARSLGVSPKDIKDFSSNVSPLPIPAGLKQRLITGLEEIRALPEVDSFTLREALARRYGLPSQNFLIGSGTTEWIYSLPRVSGARRALIPLPTYSDYADAARAAGCEVETLGPWPDGDQNANVAILNSITNKAKYGDIVFICNPNNPTGRFIPTNILMDAIKIAQDTLWVIDESYAPFIGRDQETSLISLNLPSNLLILRSFSKLYGIPGLRLGYVLGASNLIKKLDSMSKPWAVNRLAQIAGEYLVKMSFHYEEDVREYCKVEKRRFLSRIKAEIPFLKPLEGSTHFILFKITPPWMAATITATLKNKQILVRDCSNFMGLSDEYLRISLRSMEDNDYLINQLKELNP; from the coding sequence ATGCTTTACGGACATGGAGGTGATATCTACGGGCTTGCAAGGTCACTTGGTGTATCACCAAAAGATATCAAGGACTTCAGCAGCAATGTGAGCCCATTACCCATACCGGCCGGCCTGAAGCAACGGCTGATTACAGGTCTTGAAGAGATAAGGGCGCTGCCGGAGGTTGATAGTTTTACTTTACGCGAGGCCCTTGCCAGACGCTATGGCCTCCCATCCCAAAATTTCCTCATCGGTAGCGGCACCACTGAGTGGATATACAGTCTTCCAAGGGTATCGGGGGCACGGCGGGCGCTAATCCCGCTCCCTACGTATTCAGACTACGCTGATGCGGCAAGAGCGGCGGGTTGTGAAGTAGAAACCCTTGGGCCATGGCCAGATGGCGACCAAAACGCAAACGTCGCTATACTGAACTCCATCACCAATAAGGCCAAATATGGCGACATCGTCTTTATCTGCAATCCCAACAACCCAACTGGACGTTTCATTCCTACAAATATTCTAATGGATGCAATAAAAATCGCCCAGGATACTTTATGGGTCATTGACGAATCATATGCACCATTTATAGGAAGGGATCAAGAAACATCACTTATTTCATTAAATCTACCATCTAACTTACTTATTCTCCGTTCTTTTTCAAAACTATATGGAATCCCTGGTTTGAGACTTGGATATGTGCTTGGGGCCTCAAATCTTATAAAAAAATTAGATTCCATGTCAAAACCATGGGCGGTAAACAGACTTGCTCAAATAGCAGGAGAATATCTGGTAAAGATGTCTTTTCATTATGAAGAGGATGTACGCGAATACTGTAAGGTTGAAAAACGCCGGTTTCTATCCAGAATAAAGGCGGAGATCCCGTTTTTAAAACCGCTGGAAGGTAGTACCCATTTTATTCTCTTTAAGATTACACCACCATGGATGGCCGCAACTATTACGGCGACATTAAAAAACAAACAAATTCTCGTAAGGGATTGCAGTAATTTTATGGGTCTCTCCGATGAATATCTAAGGATAAGCCTTAGATCAATGGAAGACAATGACTACCTGATAAACCAACTGAAAGAGCTCAACCCTTGA
- a CDS encoding XTP/dITP diphosphatase, protein MKKLVIASRNKGKIREITAIFSRPDIKFLCLDDFPDIPDIVENGSTFEENAFIKAQTVALATCLPALADDSGLEVDSLGGAPGIYSARFAGEGAGDEENNRRLLEELKAIGDHKRTARFRCVVVLYHPSGAWMTGEGVCEGVIAETLRGANGFGYDPLFIPYGGGNRTMAEIADKEKNALSHRAKALRDLIKKLNDVPQFIGTTPPS, encoded by the coding sequence ATGAAAAAGCTTGTCATTGCATCTAGAAATAAAGGCAAGATCCGGGAAATCACGGCTATATTCTCTAGACCCGACATCAAGTTTCTTTGTCTTGATGATTTTCCCGACATCCCCGATATTGTGGAAAACGGATCAACCTTCGAAGAGAATGCCTTCATTAAGGCGCAAACCGTTGCGTTAGCCACCTGCCTCCCGGCGCTTGCCGACGACTCGGGCCTTGAAGTGGATTCGCTGGGAGGTGCTCCAGGGATATATTCCGCAAGGTTTGCAGGAGAAGGGGCTGGCGATGAAGAGAATAACAGAAGGCTCCTTGAGGAACTGAAGGCCATAGGAGACCACAAACGCACGGCGCGCTTCAGGTGTGTCGTGGTGTTGTACCATCCATCAGGCGCCTGGATGACAGGCGAAGGTGTATGTGAAGGCGTCATAGCTGAAACCCTAAGAGGGGCCAACGGATTCGGCTATGATCCGCTCTTTATCCCCTATGGCGGCGGCAACCGCACCATGGCGGAGATCGCAGACAAAGAAAAGAATGCCCTGAGTCACAGGGCAAAGGCCTTGCGGGACCTCATAAAGAAACTAAATGATGTTCCGCAATTTATCGGCACCACACCCCCATCATAG
- a CDS encoding 4Fe-4S binding protein has translation MGRLPCSWLCPFGLIQELLYRMPVPKISMKKWFRAGPYIFLGLFVIVLPILVVDATGYGSTWFCKYVCPAGTLEAGIPLLTLNSNLRRAAGWLFVNKLVVLIAISVWCMVTMRAFCRAICPLGAIYGLFNRISWLQLNFDPSRCVGCRACKTACPSDISFYNGEDSINSTACIRCMRCHSICPVNAVSLSFGPCLKTPDKEQAGIDIKAP, from the coding sequence ATGGGTAGATTACCATGTAGCTGGCTTTGCCCTTTCGGCCTTATTCAAGAACTCTTATATCGTATGCCTGTTCCAAAAATCTCTATGAAGAAATGGTTCAGGGCCGGACCATATATATTTTTAGGTCTCTTTGTAATCGTCCTTCCAATCCTTGTGGTCGATGCAACGGGTTATGGTTCAACATGGTTTTGTAAATATGTCTGTCCAGCAGGCACCCTTGAGGCCGGAATCCCGCTCCTGACCCTCAATTCAAATCTCAGGCGTGCCGCTGGCTGGCTTTTTGTAAACAAACTCGTTGTCCTTATTGCAATATCGGTTTGGTGTATGGTTACCATGCGGGCATTTTGTAGGGCGATATGCCCGCTCGGCGCTATCTATGGGCTTTTTAACAGGATCAGCTGGCTGCAACTCAATTTTGATCCTAGCCGATGCGTGGGCTGCAGGGCATGTAAAACTGCATGTCCTAGCGATATTTCGTTTTATAATGGCGAAGACAGTATAAATTCCACCGCATGTATAAGGTGTATGAGATGCCATTCTATCTGTCCTGTAAATGCAGTGTCGCTAAGTTTTGGCCCATGCCTCAAAACTCCGGACAAGGAGCAGGCTGGTATTGATATAAAGGCTCCATGA
- a CDS encoding CD1871A family CXXC motif-containing protein: MIFRYTPLIALISSLGLIALGLWSGEAQILWQKAVTVCLSCIGIG, encoded by the coding sequence ATGATATTTAGATATACACCGTTAATCGCGCTTATAAGTTCGCTTGGCCTGATCGCCCTAGGTTTATGGTCCGGCGAGGCCCAGATTCTCTGGCAAAAGGCTGTGACCGTCTGTCTTAGCTGCATAGGCATTGGATAA
- a CDS encoding MTH1187 family thiamine-binding protein, with amino-acid sequence MAIMEISVVPLGTGSTSFHRFVVKMQEVLAGLGLPYKLTDMGTLVEGDIDTLMSTAKILHNVPFSMGEKRVYTAIKIDDRRDKEVHLGQKTSTVRQYLAEEDKGGLKYDI; translated from the coding sequence ATGGCTATAATGGAGATAAGTGTAGTCCCTCTCGGGACAGGTTCCACAAGCTTTCACCGCTTTGTAGTCAAGATGCAGGAAGTCCTTGCAGGTCTCGGGCTTCCATATAAACTTACCGACATGGGGACACTTGTGGAAGGCGACATCGACACCCTTATGTCAACTGCAAAGATACTGCACAATGTACCGTTTTCCATGGGGGAAAAGCGGGTATATACCGCAATTAAAATAGACGACCGGCGCGATAAGGAAGTCCATCTTGGTCAAAAGACCAGCACCGTCAGGCAGTATCTTGCCGAAGAGGACAAGGGGGGACTAAAATATGATATTTAG
- the nadA gene encoding quinolinate synthase NadA, protein MTRQDELALKIKRLATDKNAIILAHNYQPPEIQDLADITGDSLALSIEASKTNADIILFCGVHFMAETAAIVCPDKKVLLPVIDAGCAMADMLTAAELRDFKKQYPDVPVVTYVNSTAEVKAESYICCTSANAVQVVRSLGTPEVIMTPDMNLARWVQRHTDQKIHYWPGYCPIHNNLSVSAVKKARSEHPDAVLIAHPECPPEVIDMADVVRSTTGMIDYARESKEREFIIATEIGLLYTLKKQNPQKEFYPASPDLICQDMKKINLKDIIKALEDEIHQITVPEEIRIKALQAVHRMMDVPRD, encoded by the coding sequence ATGACGCGCCAGGATGAATTGGCTCTAAAAATCAAAAGGCTTGCAACGGATAAAAATGCAATAATCCTTGCTCACAACTATCAGCCTCCTGAGATACAAGACCTAGCAGACATAACTGGAGATTCTCTGGCACTTAGTATCGAGGCCTCAAAGACGAATGCAGATATCATCTTGTTTTGTGGCGTACATTTTATGGCCGAGACAGCTGCCATCGTATGTCCTGACAAAAAGGTGCTGTTGCCTGTAATAGATGCAGGTTGTGCCATGGCTGACATGCTCACTGCCGCAGAGCTAAGGGACTTTAAAAAACAATATCCGGATGTACCGGTTGTGACATATGTAAATTCCACCGCAGAGGTCAAGGCCGAGAGTTACATCTGCTGCACCTCTGCAAATGCGGTCCAGGTAGTAAGGTCTTTAGGGACGCCGGAAGTTATTATGACGCCCGACATGAACCTGGCCCGATGGGTGCAAAGACATACCGATCAAAAAATTCATTACTGGCCTGGATATTGCCCTATTCACAACAACCTTAGTGTTTCAGCGGTCAAAAAGGCACGTTCCGAGCATCCTGACGCCGTACTTATAGCGCATCCTGAATGTCCACCAGAAGTCATTGACATGGCCGATGTGGTAAGAAGCACGACAGGCATGATCGACTATGCCAGAGAATCGAAGGAAAGGGAGTTTATTATAGCTACCGAGATAGGGCTCCTCTATACACTAAAGAAACAAAATCCACAAAAGGAATTTTATCCTGCATCACCTGATCTGATTTGCCAAGACATGAAAAAGATAAATCTGAAGGATATAATCAAGGCGCTTGAAGACGAAATACACCAGATAACAGTACCCGAAGAGATCAGGATCAAGGCGCTTCAAGCCGTCCACCGTATGATGGATGTCCCAAGGGATTAA
- a CDS encoding LolA family protein codes for MLQRRYEKTNDIKADFVQETKPASVNESITATGTVYFKRPYLMRWEYKQPEPQLIVTSGSEVYVYEPEAKQVTVLAREQFLSSEVSRAFFFGKGDINKYFLVGPGGQNGLDPNWSLKLIPLDDAGQVQTIWVGLDPKTHLIKEMWLEDQTGGKIHLMFKNIEVNTAIKDSLFKFVPPKGIDIYRTDDN; via the coding sequence ATGCTCCAAAGACGTTATGAAAAAACAAATGACATCAAGGCTGATTTTGTGCAGGAAACCAAACCAGCCAGCGTAAATGAAAGTATAACAGCTACAGGCACGGTCTATTTCAAAAGACCGTACCTAATGCGCTGGGAATACAAACAACCTGAGCCTCAATTGATCGTAACCTCTGGCAGCGAGGTTTATGTATATGAACCGGAGGCAAAACAGGTAACAGTGTTGGCAAGGGAGCAGTTTTTATCTTCTGAGGTAAGCAGAGCCTTTTTCTTTGGCAAAGGAGATATCAATAAATATTTTCTGGTAGGTCCAGGGGGACAAAACGGCCTTGATCCAAACTGGTCTTTAAAGCTCATACCGCTTGATGACGCCGGGCAGGTCCAGACGATTTGGGTAGGCCTTGATCCTAAGACCCATCTAATAAAGGAGATGTGGCTTGAAGATCAAACTGGTGGAAAGATCCACTTGATGTTTAAAAACATTGAGGTGAATACGGCCATTAAAGACTCTCTCTTTAAATTCGTTCCACCAAAAGGAATTGATATATATAGAACGGACGATAACTAG
- a CDS encoding FKBP-type peptidyl-prolyl cis-trans isomerase: MARVEYGSIVVIEYRVRLATGQIVDSSEKSGGPVKFLCGQSDFPRPVEEGLIGLAPGEDKVIAVAPLFGYGYYDPKKVYLVATERIFEEIETGKVIKVPDEFGIRRAALVRSVLQGAVLVDFNHPLAGKTLYFEVKVKDVFYPDPQNNNKGVFANGNGIEEGRA; encoded by the coding sequence ATGGCTCGAGTAGAATATGGAAGCATAGTCGTAATTGAATACCGTGTAAGGCTTGCCACTGGTCAGATAGTCGATTCTTCTGAAAAATCAGGCGGACCTGTAAAGTTTTTATGTGGACAGAGTGATTTTCCAAGGCCTGTGGAAGAAGGATTGATCGGCCTTGCACCTGGTGAGGATAAAGTAATAGCTGTGGCGCCTTTGTTCGGCTATGGTTATTATGACCCAAAAAAGGTATATCTAGTCGCAACCGAACGTATTTTTGAAGAGATTGAGACAGGCAAGGTTATAAAGGTCCCTGACGAGTTCGGTATTAGAAGGGCTGCATTGGTGCGGTCTGTCTTGCAAGGGGCTGTGCTTGTGGATTTTAATCATCCACTTGCTGGGAAAACCCTCTATTTTGAGGTTAAAGTAAAGGATGTCTTTTATCCTGACCCGCAAAATAACAATAAAGGGGTATTCGCCAATGGAAACGGCATTGAAGAAGGCAGGGCTTAG
- the mqnE gene encoding aminofutalosine synthase MqnE produces the protein METALKKAGLSAIYEKIISNQRLDAYDAKRLYEINNLPLLGYLANIVRERLNGDKTYYIYNQHINYSNICINLCKFCAFGKKKGAHAAYEMTIGEIVSKIEERLSEPVREVHIVGGVHPDLPYEYYIDMLKAIKAVRPDIHIQAFTCVEIAHIARMGGKSIEDAISDLIAAGLGSMPGGGAEIFSPRIRERLCPNKLSGESWLEVAKTAHRLGLKTNATMLYGHIETLDERIDHLMALRDAQDETGGFMCFIPLAFHPKNTELNGVSITGGVEDLKMIALSRLMLDNFPHIKAYWVMLGPKIAQIALSFGADDLDGTVMEEKIAHMAGGETSQAMTRKEIEDLIKQAGRIPIERDTLYRPV, from the coding sequence ATGGAAACGGCATTGAAGAAGGCAGGGCTTAGTGCGATATATGAAAAAATTATTTCAAATCAACGTCTTGATGCCTATGATGCCAAAAGGCTTTACGAGATCAATAATCTGCCGCTTCTTGGTTATTTGGCAAATATCGTCCGAGAGAGACTGAACGGCGATAAAACCTATTATATCTATAATCAGCATATAAATTACTCAAATATTTGTATAAATCTGTGTAAATTCTGCGCCTTTGGCAAGAAAAAGGGGGCACACGCAGCCTATGAGATGACCATTGGCGAGATAGTATCCAAGATTGAGGAACGGTTGAGCGAACCTGTCAGAGAGGTCCATATCGTCGGCGGAGTTCATCCTGATCTCCCTTATGAATATTATATTGATATGCTAAAGGCCATAAAGGCCGTTCGTCCAGATATACATATACAGGCATTCACCTGCGTAGAGATTGCCCATATTGCAAGGATGGGCGGAAAGTCTATAGAAGACGCCATCTCTGATCTTATTGCGGCAGGACTTGGCTCTATGCCCGGCGGAGGGGCTGAGATATTTAGCCCCAGGATACGTGAGCGTCTCTGTCCAAACAAGCTCTCCGGCGAGAGCTGGCTTGAGGTTGCAAAGACAGCGCATAGGCTCGGGCTGAAGACTAATGCAACCATGCTTTACGGGCACATTGAGACCCTGGATGAGCGTATAGACCACCTGATGGCGCTGAGAGACGCCCAAGACGAGACAGGCGGATTCATGTGCTTTATACCCCTTGCCTTTCATCCAAAAAATACTGAGCTCAACGGTGTTTCCATAACTGGCGGGGTCGAGGATTTGAAGATGATAGCCCTTTCAAGGCTCATGCTTGACAATTTTCCTCATATAAAGGCCTATTGGGTGATGTTAGGGCCGAAGATAGCGCAGATAGCCCTTTCCTTTGGGGCTGATGACTTAGATGGTACGGTGATGGAGGAGAAGATCGCCCATATGGCAGGTGGTGAGACCTCTCAAGCCATGACAAGAAAAGAGATTGAAGACTTGATAAAACAAGCAGGCCGTATACCTATCGAAAGGGATACACTCTACCGACCTGTATGA
- the mqnC gene encoding cyclic dehypoxanthinyl futalosine synthase, producing the protein MKATIQDIFRKVRDRQRITGDEAVFLYENADLLTLGMFADEIRHFLHPEPVVTYVIDRNINYTNVCISGCKFCAYFRAPGDSAGYVLSKRELGQKIEETKALGGTQILLQGGLHPDLPLSFYEDMLSFIKGFDIHCHAFSPPEIIHLARLSGLSVAEVLLRLKAAGLDSIPGGGAEILSDRVRNIVSPKKAGTDEWLGVMETAHRLGIRTTATMMFGHIETIEERIVHLMRLRELQDRTGGFTAFIPWPFQPKNTALSVKAATAHEYLKLLAISRIVLDNFANLQASWVTQGPKVAQIALSFGANDFGSTMIEENVVAATGVTHKLSEDEIRRLIVEAGFLPKQRLMDYRFAEKSR; encoded by the coding sequence ATGAAGGCGACCATACAAGACATCTTTCGAAAAGTTAGGGATCGGCAGAGGATAACTGGTGACGAAGCCGTTTTTCTTTATGAAAATGCCGATCTCCTGACCCTAGGTATGTTTGCGGACGAAATAAGGCACTTTCTGCACCCCGAACCTGTCGTAACATATGTGATAGATAGAAACATTAACTATACGAATGTCTGCATATCGGGCTGCAAGTTCTGTGCTTACTTTCGGGCGCCAGGGGATAGTGCCGGCTATGTGCTCTCAAAAAGAGAACTGGGCCAAAAGATAGAAGAGACTAAGGCCCTGGGTGGCACCCAGATACTTCTTCAGGGTGGACTTCACCCTGATTTGCCGTTGTCTTTCTATGAAGACATGCTCTCTTTCATAAAAGGTTTCGATATACACTGCCATGCATTTTCGCCGCCAGAGATCATCCATCTTGCCAGGCTTTCGGGTCTTTCTGTAGCCGAGGTACTTCTTAGACTCAAAGCAGCAGGTCTTGATTCCATACCTGGTGGAGGCGCAGAGATACTTTCTGACAGGGTAAGGAATATTGTATCTCCAAAAAAGGCTGGCACAGACGAGTGGCTGGGTGTAATGGAGACGGCTCATAGGCTCGGGATTAGAACCACCGCAACTATGATGTTCGGTCACATCGAGACTATAGAGGAGCGGATTGTCCACCTTATGCGTCTTCGTGAACTTCAGGACCGCACCGGTGGATTTACTGCCTTTATTCCATGGCCATTTCAGCCAAAAAACACCGCCCTCAGTGTTAAGGCCGCAACAGCCCATGAATATTTAAAGCTCCTTGCCATCTCACGGATAGTCCTGGACAATTTTGCAAACCTTCAGGCCTCTTGGGTGACTCAGGGGCCAAAGGTAGCACAGATAGCCCTATCCTTCGGTGCCAATGATTTTGGTAGCACGATGATAGAAGAAAACGTAGTGGCCGCAACAGGGGTAACTCATAAGCTGTCTGAAGATGAGATAAGGAGACTCATCGTAGAAGCTGGGTTTTTGCCCAAACAGCGTCTTATGGATTATAGATTTGCGGAAAAATCCAGATAG
- a CDS encoding amidohydrolase family protein: MKRLDNRETLRIHRARWVVPVSCPPISNGAVVTFGGKIIEVGEINKIALRFHGTILDHGDVILCPRLINVHSHMELAPLKYRLEPSGSFTGWIRAVIKARSNINADEFRPAVEAAINEMTSGGIVAVGDIGNTELIPEIVLQNMGPGIRGIFFKEIICQQNDPRPLVNDWISFTAMTSGCFHFTVAAHAPYTVSPQAIKVIKSISRLRKRPFSIHVAESSDEIEFLAGGNGPLRELLEERGCWLPFYDIPKASPVSYLSSLNVLDKDTICVHCVHLSDDDIDILARGGATACLCPRSNFFLGVGIPPAEKLVKAGVPIVLGTDSLASNDRLSIFSEMASLARIAPGLSTEIIFKAATHGGARALGIGEDLGALSEGKIAAFLAVNAPNIIESDIYDFLTMGCEGPEVRCHLING, from the coding sequence ATGAAGAGATTGGATAATAGAGAGACCTTACGCATCCATAGAGCCAGATGGGTGGTACCGGTATCGTGTCCGCCTATTTCAAACGGCGCGGTTGTGACCTTTGGCGGGAAGATAATCGAGGTAGGCGAGATAAATAAAATAGCCCTTCGCTTTCACGGTACGATCTTGGATCATGGGGATGTGATACTCTGTCCTAGGCTCATAAATGTGCACTCGCACATGGAGCTTGCTCCTTTGAAATATCGCCTTGAGCCCAGTGGTTCTTTCACTGGTTGGATACGGGCTGTTATCAAGGCGCGCAGCAATATCAATGCCGATGAGTTTAGGCCAGCGGTCGAGGCAGCCATAAATGAGATGACCTCAGGCGGGATAGTGGCGGTTGGAGATATCGGCAATACAGAGCTTATCCCTGAAATCGTCCTGCAGAACATGGGGCCAGGCATAAGGGGTATCTTTTTTAAAGAGATAATATGTCAGCAAAACGATCCAAGACCATTGGTAAATGACTGGATCAGTTTTACGGCTATGACGTCCGGCTGCTTTCATTTTACAGTTGCGGCGCATGCACCTTATACAGTGTCTCCGCAGGCGATAAAGGTCATAAAGTCGATAAGTCGATTGAGAAAAAGGCCTTTTTCTATACATGTCGCAGAATCGTCAGATGAGATAGAGTTTTTGGCTGGCGGCAATGGTCCATTGAGAGAGCTACTTGAAGAAAGGGGGTGCTGGCTGCCTTTTTATGACATTCCCAAGGCTAGCCCTGTATCATATCTTTCATCTCTAAATGTGCTTGACAAGGATACGATATGTGTTCACTGCGTACATTTGAGTGATGACGATATAGACATATTGGCAAGGGGTGGTGCTACTGCCTGTCTGTGTCCTAGAAGCAATTTTTTTTTAGGTGTAGGCATTCCGCCTGCCGAAAAACTGGTAAAGGCCGGCGTACCGATCGTCCTTGGAACGGATAGCCTTGCAAGTAATGACAGGCTGTCCATATTTTCAGAAATGGCAAGCCTTGCGCGCATTGCGCCAGGACTTTCGACCGAGATAATTTTTAAGGCCGCAACCCATGGCGGCGCAAGGGCGCTTGGCATTGGTGAGGACCTGGGTGCACTTTCAGAGGGAAAGATTGCAGCATTTCTTGCCGTCAATGCCCCAAATATAATAGAAAG